A part of Helicobacter fennelliae genomic DNA contains:
- a CDS encoding glycosyltransferase family A protein, translating to MIIPIYNVAPYLRECLDSVQNQSYENFLAIMINDGNTDENAQIAQEYLSDPRFVLINQENQGLALVRNAGLEYLKHS from the coding sequence ATTATAATCCCAATTTATAATGTCGCGCCTTATCTTAGAGAATGTCTAGATTCTGTGCAAAATCAAAGCTATGAGAATTTTTTGGCGATTATGATAAATGATGGTAACACTGATGAGAACGCACAAATCGCGCAGGAGTATTTGAGTGATCCACGATTTGTGCTTATCAATCAAGAGAATCAAGGTTTAGCTCTTGTCAGAAATGCAGGCTTAGAATACCTAAAACACAGCTAG
- a CDS encoding phosphoglycerol transferase I: MIFASAWTSCLYGEVTFTQILFHLQFLIAGVDLTFVFSFIGHVIIPSVVISVLFCFPPLSRKLINWYSKHFQASSKLKVFLIIVALFHTLWILKTYPQNPFDRFLYSLGFSEHSTIFKSFAKSVVLPSALLGIVIFGAPLWRFLARKSPKFARLMQYIDSTHYTNIQTLIISSTSKLYHKISAFCARTLYAPFGELLPNLSTLGVANTNFSSTQSFGRITQVVGTGWTIAGLTSYLCAIPLKLPIEGNSFAHAYFLDSATCVGDILHSLGYTQLAIQGASIKFAGKNQFYNSHHISLHGEEYFTSQYFASRNIDPQHCAEFKENVAFNNVVLCADKNVSEFISWAKSQDFYKDTSIIVLGDHLSMKQDYFPQGTKRAIFNTFINPSFSITPESSLTKNRLVSHFDISALILDSIGACLWAWTQSTI; the protein is encoded by the coding sequence TTGATCTTTGCAAGTGCATGGACGAGTTGTTTATATGGCGAAGTTACCTTTACACAGATTCTGTTTCATTTGCAGTTTCTTATTGCGGGTGTTGATCTCACTTTTGTATTTAGTTTTATCGGGCATGTCATCATTCCAAGCGTGGTTATAAGTGTGCTTTTTTGCTTTCCGCCATTATCACGCAAGCTTATAAATTGGTACTCAAAGCACTTTCAGGCTTCATCAAAACTCAAGGTTTTTCTTATCATCGTTGCGCTTTTTCATACACTTTGGATTCTCAAAACTTATCCACAAAACCCATTTGATAGATTCCTGTATAGTTTAGGATTCTCAGAACATTCTACGATTTTTAAAAGTTTTGCAAAAAGCGTTGTGTTACCAAGCGCGTTGTTAGGTATTGTGATCTTTGGTGCGCCACTTTGGAGATTTTTAGCACGCAAAAGCCCAAAATTTGCGCGCCTTATGCAATACATAGATTCTACGCATTACACAAACATTCAAACACTTATCATCTCAAGCACTTCAAAGCTTTATCACAAAATCTCTGCATTTTGTGCGCGAACATTATATGCGCCATTTGGTGAGCTTCTCCCAAATCTTTCCACACTTGGTGTGGCAAATACAAACTTCAGCTCCACGCAAAGCTTTGGTAGAATAACTCAAGTCGTAGGCACGGGCTGGACGATAGCAGGGCTGACTTCATATCTTTGTGCTATCCCGCTTAAGCTTCCCATCGAAGGCAATAGCTTTGCTCACGCATATTTTTTAGATTCTGCTACTTGTGTGGGCGATATTTTGCATTCACTTGGCTATACGCAACTTGCGATTCAAGGGGCTAGCATAAAGTTTGCGGGTAAAAATCAATTCTACAACTCACATCATATTTCACTGCATGGAGAGGAATATTTCACCTCACAATATTTTGCAAGCCGCAATATCGATCCACAGCATTGCGCGGAGTTTAAGGAAAATGTCGCATTTAATAATGTCGTGCTTTGTGCGGATAAAAATGTTTCAGAATTTATCTCATGGGCAAAGAGTCAGGATTTTTACAAAGATACAAGCATTATCGTGCTAGGCGATCATCTCTCGATGAAACAAGATTATTTCCCGCAAGGCACTAAACGCGCTATTTTTAATACCTTCATCAATCCTAGCTTTAGTATCACACCAGAATCTAGCCTCACCAAAAATCGCCTTGTTAGCCATTTTGATATAAGCGCACTAATTTTAGATTCTATCGGTGCGTGCCTTTGGGCTTGGACGCAATCCACTATATAG
- the gyrA gene encoding DNA gyrase subunit A, whose amino-acid sequence MDNLLDNTAGIVDVRIDDSIKDSYLDYSMSVIVGRALPDAKDGLKPVHRRILYAMHTLNLTSKVKYVKSAKIVGDVIGKYHPHGDTAVYDALVRMAQDFSMRLELVDGQGNFGSIDGDAAAAMRYTEARMTSASEEILRDIDKDTVDFVPNYDDTLKEPDVLPTRLPNLLINGSSGIAVGMATNIPPHRVDEIIDALLCVIDNPNAPLDELMQFVKGPDFPTGGVIYGKQGIIDAYATGRGRIRVRAKTHIEKTKTKDIIIVDEVPYQVNKAKLVEQISELAKEKIIEGISEVRDESDREGMRIVIELKKDAMSEIVLNHLYKSTAMESTFGIILLAINNKEPKIFNLLELLNIFISHRKTIIIRRTIFELEKAKARAHILEGLKIALDHIDEVIALIRASKDSEEAKIGLIEKFNLSELQAKAILEMRLQRLTGLERDKIEQEYAQLLAEIEYLNSILKSEEKLKDIIRTELLEVKEKFSSPRKTQIEEDYDAIDIEDLIPNEPVVVTMSHRGYVKRVQLKTYEKQNRGGKGKISGNTHDDDFIESFFVANTHDTIMFITNRGQLYWLKVYKIPEAGRTAIGKAVVNLINLQSDEKIMATITTTDFHSDKSLVFFTKNGIVKRTNLSEYSNIRSVGVRAINLDEDDELVTANIITQDIKELFIATFKGMCIRFGIDEVREIGRVSRGVTGIRFKAKGDHVIAAVTIGNDTDKLLTISEQGIGKQTSAGEYRLQSRGGKGVIVMKLTPKTGNLVSVVNVNDENMDLMVLTSSGKMIRVDTEAIRASARNTSGVKIVNVAGEKVAFAVICPKEDKDGEKDSEEKDNGESNNNE is encoded by the coding sequence ATGGATAATCTTTTAGATAATACAGCTGGAATCGTTGATGTTCGGATAGATGATTCTATCAAAGATAGCTATCTTGACTATTCAATGAGCGTTATTGTCGGACGCGCATTGCCTGATGCAAAAGACGGGCTAAAGCCTGTGCATAGAAGGATTTTGTATGCGATGCACACGCTCAACCTCACCTCAAAAGTAAAATATGTCAAAAGTGCAAAAATCGTAGGTGATGTGATCGGTAAATACCACCCACACGGCGATACGGCGGTGTATGACGCGCTTGTGCGTATGGCGCAGGATTTTTCAATGCGTCTTGAGCTTGTCGATGGGCAAGGGAATTTCGGCTCAATCGATGGCGATGCGGCTGCGGCAATGCGCTACACTGAAGCAAGAATGACAAGTGCGAGCGAGGAGATTCTGCGGGATATAGACAAAGACACGGTTGATTTTGTGCCAAATTATGATGACACACTCAAAGAGCCAGATGTCTTGCCTACACGATTGCCAAATCTCCTTATCAATGGCTCAAGTGGAATCGCTGTGGGAATGGCAACAAATATTCCACCTCATCGCGTTGATGAAATTATTGATGCACTTTTGTGTGTGATTGACAATCCAAACGCGCCATTAGATGAATTAATGCAATTTGTCAAAGGTCCGGATTTTCCCACAGGTGGCGTGATTTATGGCAAACAAGGAATCATCGATGCGTATGCGACAGGTCGAGGCAGAATCCGTGTGCGAGCCAAAACACACATCGAAAAAACAAAAACCAAAGATATTATTATCGTCGATGAAGTGCCCTACCAAGTCAATAAAGCAAAGCTTGTCGAACAAATCAGTGAGCTTGCGAAAGAAAAAATAATCGAAGGCATCTCTGAAGTGCGCGATGAATCCGATAGAGAAGGTATGCGCATTGTCATCGAGCTCAAAAAAGATGCAATGAGTGAAATTGTGCTAAATCATCTTTACAAATCCACAGCTATGGAAAGCACCTTTGGTATTATCTTGCTTGCGATTAATAACAAAGAGCCAAAAATTTTTAATCTCCTTGAATTGCTCAATATCTTTATCTCTCATCGCAAAACAATCATTATCCGCCGAACGATTTTTGAGCTTGAAAAAGCAAAAGCGCGCGCGCATATTTTAGAAGGACTTAAAATCGCGCTTGATCATATCGATGAAGTGATAGCACTCATTAGAGCAAGCAAAGATAGCGAAGAAGCAAAAATAGGACTTATAGAGAAATTTAATCTTAGCGAGCTACAAGCAAAAGCAATCCTTGAAATGCGCTTGCAACGACTCACAGGGCTAGAGCGCGACAAAATCGAGCAAGAATACGCACAACTTCTTGCTGAAATAGAGTATCTCAATAGTATTTTAAAAAGCGAAGAAAAACTCAAAGATATTATCCGCACTGAATTGCTCGAAGTCAAAGAGAAATTTAGCTCACCGCGTAAAACACAAATAGAAGAGGATTATGATGCGATTGATATTGAGGATTTGATCCCAAATGAGCCAGTAGTCGTAACAATGAGTCATAGAGGCTATGTAAAGCGCGTGCAACTCAAGACTTATGAGAAGCAAAACCGCGGTGGCAAGGGCAAAATCAGTGGTAACACGCATGATGATGACTTTATAGAATCTTTCTTTGTAGCAAATACGCATGATACGATTATGTTTATCACAAACCGCGGGCAACTCTATTGGCTCAAAGTCTATAAAATCCCAGAAGCAGGCAGAACTGCAATCGGCAAGGCGGTGGTGAATCTCATTAACCTTCAAAGTGATGAAAAAATCATGGCGACAATAACCACAACCGACTTCCACAGCGACAAATCACTTGTATTTTTCACCAAAAACGGAATCGTCAAGCGCACAAACCTAAGCGAATACAGCAATATCCGATCAGTAGGCGTGCGCGCGATAAATCTTGATGAAGATGATGAGCTTGTAACAGCAAATATCATCACTCAAGACATCAAAGAACTTTTTATCGCGACTTTCAAAGGTATGTGCATACGATTTGGAATCGATGAAGTGCGCGAGATTGGGCGTGTGAGTCGCGGGGTAACCGGAATCCGCTTCAAAGCTAAGGGCGATCATGTGATCGCAGCAGTAACCATTGGCAATGACACTGATAAACTCCTCACAATCAGCGAGCAGGGTATAGGCAAGCAAACAAGTGCAGGCGAATACAGACTACAAAGTCGCGGTGGCAAAGGCGTAATCGTTATGAAACTCACACCAAAAACCGGAAATCTCGTAAGTGTCGTAAATGTCAATGATGAGAATATGGATTTAATGGTGCTTACAAGCTCAGGCAAAATGATCCGCGTGGATACTGAAGCCATACGCGCATCTGCGCGCAATACAAGTGGCGTAAAAATCGTCAATGTCGCGGGCGAAAAAGTAGCCTTTGCAGTGATCTGCCCCAAAGAGGACAAAGATGGAGAAAAAGATAGTGAAGAGAAAGACAATGGAGAATCCAATAATAACGAATAA
- a CDS encoding HugZ family heme oxygenase: MSFSSVLEHMNKHHIKEIEGLVRKFGGVSNPQNAKLKSVDYEGLDIVYDGGDLRVEFPKKANDNTLRDSIIELCMSVEQTYNVQSVAKEVKEFAKSFGSVVLASLNIKGEVLATYAPVIHFDDKFFIYISEVSEHYESIKTNPENIEMMFLEDESKAKSVILRKRLRYRVQARFVERDSQEFNAVFEQFIAQSGGGGGIKTIRNMTDFHMIELITKKGRFVKGFGQAYELIDDKVIYLGGGGNPHSKNPHSK, translated from the coding sequence ATGAGTTTTTCAAGTGTATTAGAACACATGAATAAGCACCATATAAAAGAAATAGAGGGCTTGGTGAGAAAATTTGGCGGTGTGTCAAATCCACAAAACGCAAAGCTCAAATCTGTGGATTATGAGGGGCTAGATATTGTGTATGATGGTGGCGATCTTCGTGTTGAATTCCCCAAAAAAGCAAATGATAACACCCTAAGAGATAGTATCATCGAGCTGTGTATGAGCGTGGAGCAAACCTATAATGTGCAAAGTGTCGCCAAAGAGGTCAAAGAGTTTGCAAAAAGCTTTGGTTCAGTGGTTTTAGCAAGCCTTAACATAAAAGGCGAAGTGCTTGCGACTTATGCGCCAGTGATTCACTTTGATGATAAATTTTTCATCTATATTAGTGAAGTGAGTGAGCATTATGAAAGTATCAAAACAAATCCAGAAAATATTGAAATGATGTTTTTAGAAGATGAGAGCAAGGCAAAATCTGTGATTTTACGCAAACGTTTGCGATATAGAGTGCAAGCGCGGTTCGTGGAACGCGATTCGCAAGAATTCAATGCTGTATTTGAGCAATTCATCGCGCAAAGTGGCGGAGGCGGTGGCATAAAAACTATTCGCAATATGACAGATTTTCATATGATTGAGCTTATCACAAAAAAAGGTCGCTTTGTCAAAGGATTTGGTCAGGCTTATGAGCTTATCGATGATAAAGTCATCTATCTAGGAGGTGGCGGCAATCCGCACTCAAAAAATCCGCATTCTAAGTAA
- a CDS encoding GtrA family protein translates to MYKNFSNLILYVFVGGSAALVNWAVFYVCLEKFAIAYMLAGFMAFVLATLWNFILAKRFIFKDSKHSLLKESALIYIVSFLGLCLDMGVLYMCVEWLKLDEMLSKIIATGIAFFFNFSVRNFIIYKEV, encoded by the coding sequence ATGTATAAAAATTTCTCAAATCTTATTTTGTATGTTTTTGTCGGTGGTAGCGCAGCACTTGTGAATTGGGCTGTGTTTTATGTGTGCTTAGAAAAGTTTGCTATTGCTTATATGCTCGCAGGATTTATGGCTTTTGTATTGGCGACATTGTGGAATTTCATCTTAGCGAAGCGATTTATTTTCAAAGATTCCAAACATTCGCTACTCAAAGAAAGTGCGCTGATTTATATTGTGAGTTTCTTGGGGTTATGCTTGGATATGGGTGTGCTGTATATGTGCGTAGAATGGCTAAAACTTGATGAAATGCTAAGCAAAATCATTGCTACGGGCATTGCGTTTTTCTTTAATTTTAGCGTTCGTAATTTTATCATTTATAAAGAAGTGTAA
- a CDS encoding superoxide dismutase — protein sequence MFELRKLPYNKDSFGDFLSASTFDYHHGKHHQTYINNLNNLIKGTQFENAELYDIIKQSNGGLFNNAAQVYNHDFYWDCITPSQSQISQELQSALQADFGGVDGFKEKFIQAATTLFGSGWCWLVFNPSTSKLEIIQTSNAQTPVSEDKIPVLVVDVWEHAYYIDHKNARPAYLEKFFSHINWEFASQAYEWAKKEGVGSVRFYINGIHKK from the coding sequence ATGTTTGAATTACGGAAATTACCTTACAATAAAGACAGCTTTGGCGATTTTTTGAGTGCGAGCACATTTGATTATCACCACGGCAAACACCACCAAACTTATATCAATAACCTTAACAACCTCATCAAAGGCACGCAGTTTGAAAATGCTGAACTATACGACATTATCAAACAATCAAATGGCGGGCTTTTTAATAACGCAGCGCAAGTGTATAATCACGATTTTTATTGGGATTGTATCACGCCAAGCCAAAGTCAAATCAGCCAAGAGCTTCAATCTGCCTTACAAGCGGATTTTGGTGGCGTTGATGGCTTCAAAGAAAAATTCATTCAAGCAGCAACGACACTTTTTGGCTCAGGTTGGTGCTGGCTTGTGTTTAATCCTAGCACTTCTAAGCTTGAGATTATCCAAACAAGCAACGCTCAAACCCCTGTGAGCGAAGATAAGATTCCAGTGCTTGTCGTTGATGTGTGGGAGCATGCCTACTACATAGATCACAAAAACGCACGTCCTGCGTATTTGGAGAAATTCTTTAGTCATATTAATTGGGAATTTGCATCGCAAGCGTATGAGTGGGCGAAAAAAGAAGGTGTGGGATCGGTGAGATTCTACATTAATGGCATTCACAAAAAATAA
- a CDS encoding MFS transporter, producing the protein MNNTQSWSFKIALFGIAATTILGPTLLAPSLPNLQEHFKDIAYIQTLSKLILTLPALFIMIFSPIAGFVLAKGNKLKIIFSALIVWSLVGASGYFLDNIYLLLLSRAILGVATAFIMTGIGTLLGDYYKGVAREKMLGLQNFFMAFGGAIFLIIGGLLANISWKYPFLVYLSGIFILIYAIFKLFEPPHIAHTSTHSKHLAFRIGKFIPIYGLAFFAMAVFYMIPTQIPFFITHILQKPNSSIGVSMATASVATAIFGLFYNRLRSYLSIARISSFALMLMGCGFLCIGVFHSYIMLLIALILIGASLAFFLVNNSSWLFALAKDYERPKAYGFLASFLFMGQFSSPFITQPFVEYFGLTQMFVLFGCVILGFCFISLFYNPNITFSSQSSDNP; encoded by the coding sequence ATGAACAACACACAATCATGGAGTTTTAAGATCGCATTATTTGGGATCGCTGCGACAACTATTTTGGGACCGACACTTCTAGCACCATCGCTTCCAAATCTACAAGAGCATTTCAAAGATATAGCCTATATACAGACGCTCTCAAAGCTTATCCTCACGCTTCCTGCGCTTTTTATTATGATTTTTTCACCTATCGCTGGATTTGTCTTAGCCAAGGGCAATAAGCTCAAAATCATCTTTAGCGCGCTTATTGTGTGGAGTCTTGTAGGGGCGAGTGGATATTTTTTGGATAATATTTATTTGCTTTTGCTCTCACGCGCGATTTTGGGGGTTGCCACGGCGTTTATTATGACTGGCATTGGCACGCTTTTGGGAGATTATTACAAAGGCGTTGCGCGAGAAAAAATGCTCGGATTGCAAAATTTCTTTATGGCATTTGGCGGGGCGATTTTTCTTATTATCGGCGGATTACTTGCAAATATCAGTTGGAAATATCCATTTCTTGTCTATCTAAGCGGGATTTTTATCCTTATTTATGCGATATTTAAGCTCTTTGAGCCTCCACACATCGCGCATACTTCTACACATAGCAAACATTTAGCATTTCGTATTGGCAAATTTATTCCTATTTATGGTTTGGCGTTTTTTGCTATGGCAGTTTTTTATATGATTCCCACACAGATTCCATTTTTTATCACCCATATCTTGCAAAAGCCAAATTCTTCCATTGGCGTATCAATGGCGACTGCAAGCGTTGCTACGGCTATTTTTGGGCTTTTTTATAATCGCTTAAGATCATATCTTAGTATCGCGCGCATTTCATCATTTGCCCTTATGCTTATGGGCTGTGGATTCTTGTGTATTGGGGTTTTTCATAGCTATATTATGCTTCTTATCGCTCTTATACTTATCGGGGCTTCGCTTGCGTTTTTCCTCGTTAATAATAGCTCATGGCTTTTTGCACTTGCCAAAGATTATGAGCGACCAAAAGCGTATGGATTTTTGGCAAGTTTTTTGTTTATGGGGCAGTTTAGCTCGCCATTTATCACTCAACCTTTTGTGGAATATTTTGGACTCACGCAGATGTTTGTCCTCTTTGGGTGTGTGATTTTGGGCTTTTGCTTTATCTCACTTTTTTATAACCCAAATATCACATTTAGCTCGCAATCAAGCGATAATCCATAG
- a CDS encoding YiiX/YebB-like N1pC/P60 family cysteine hydrolase, translating to MPLASLATHSPIYSSAHSIRSISSARAIQDIRAYAQKGDIIFRKGLNFESKVIAELSHSLFSHVGMIVELEPLQIIHATTDDDKNHANQVIISTLEDFLAQGNIFALKRLNAPKSLRTQIAQDSLGFVGRAFVLDSSEGRLYCTSFLEGLIQAHYPLKLPYQRLILPALSGYYLFPQAFWESNDFVLIVAPFTLTWE from the coding sequence GTGCCTCTTGCATCTCTTGCTACGCATTCTCCTATATATTCCTCTGCGCATTCTATACGTTCCATCTCTTCTGCTCGCGCGATCCAAGATATTCGCGCTTACGCACAAAAAGGTGATATTATTTTTCGCAAAGGATTAAACTTTGAGAGTAAGGTTATAGCAGAGTTGAGTCATTCGCTATTCTCGCATGTTGGTATGATTGTAGAGCTTGAGCCATTGCAAATAATCCATGCAACCACTGATGATGACAAAAACCATGCAAATCAGGTGATTATCAGCACATTGGAGGATTTTTTGGCACAGGGAAATATCTTTGCACTCAAACGTCTTAATGCACCAAAATCTTTGCGCACACAGATAGCGCAGGATTCGCTTGGGTTTGTTGGTCGCGCTTTTGTGTTGGATTCTAGTGAGGGACGATTGTATTGCACAAGTTTTTTAGAAGGGTTGATACAGGCTCATTATCCATTGAAGCTTCCATACCAGCGTCTCATTTTGCCTGCACTCTCGGGGTATTATCTTTTTCCGCAGGCTTTTTGGGAGAGTAACGATTTTGTGCTTATTGTTGCGCCTTTTACATTGACTTGGGAGTAG
- a CDS encoding DUF4878 domain-containing protein, translating into MSDEEKRMVNGKFEMASASSKKKAADNGGIKEIKATKTALDETDPSKAYVDLDIVFNNGTVEKDHATLIKIKDEWKILVK; encoded by the coding sequence TTGAGTGATGAAGAAAAGCGAATGGTGAATGGTAAGTTTGAAATGGCTAGTGCTTCTTCAAAGAAAAAAGCAGCTGATAATGGCGGAATCAAGGAAATCAAAGCGACTAAAACCGCTTTAGATGAGACAGATCCTTCTAAGGCGTATGTGGATTTGGATATTGTGTTTAATAACGGCACCGTAGAAAAAGATCATGCTACGCTTATTAAGATTAAAGATGAGTGGAAGATTTTAGTTAAGTAA